The DNA sequence ACACAGATCAGACAGATGATCGCAGATAAAACAATCCTAATTTACTTGATAGAAGAAAGGAGTTAGAGAATGTCACAAATACCAAAGCGTTATAAAAAGTTTATGGAAGATTATCCACAAGTTGGAAAAGCTTATGAAGAATTGGGAGATACAGTTCATAATGCCGGACCGCTTGATGAAAAAACGCGTGCATTGATCAAGCTTGCAATTTCAACCGGTGCGAGATTGGAAGGTGCTGTACATTCACACGCAA is a window from the Ignavibacteria bacterium genome containing:
- a CDS encoding carboxymuconolactone decarboxylase family protein codes for the protein MSQIPKRYKKFMEDYPQVGKAYEELGDTVHNAGPLDEKTRALIKLAISTGARLEGAVHSHARKALKVGVTKEEMRHVALLSLPTIGLPSMMAALSWIDDIVGEE